The following coding sequences lie in one Corynebacterium humireducens NBRC 106098 = DSM 45392 genomic window:
- the thiM gene encoding hydroxyethylthiazole kinase, with translation MVITVLHARDMLRTDAPLVQCLTNTVAAALSANVLLAAGASPAMIDTPEEAGDFARLAAGVLVNMGTPTAARYEAMRAAVRGATDMDTPWVLDPVGAGVLGHRTRFVRSLLADATLAAPAAIRGNASEIAALGGGGAGGRGVDTAHRVTDALPAARALAESTGAVVAVSGPVDLIVSPGRETWLTSGDPLLTRVSGTDCALGAVCAAYLGLGVGKHDAVLAAHAHLGAAAQVAARSATGPGGFAAAWLDAVHHLTSAEIADLVSWKDHP, from the coding sequence ATTGTCATCACTGTTCTGCACGCCCGCGACATGTTGCGTACAGATGCGCCTCTGGTGCAGTGCCTGACCAACACGGTCGCCGCCGCCCTGAGCGCCAACGTCCTCCTCGCCGCCGGGGCCTCCCCCGCGATGATCGACACCCCGGAGGAGGCGGGGGATTTCGCCCGTCTGGCCGCCGGGGTGCTGGTCAACATGGGCACCCCGACCGCCGCCCGCTACGAGGCGATGCGCGCCGCCGTCCGCGGCGCCACCGACATGGACACCCCCTGGGTCCTCGATCCCGTCGGCGCCGGCGTCCTCGGTCACCGCACGAGGTTCGTGCGCTCCCTGCTTGCCGACGCCACCCTCGCCGCCCCCGCCGCAATCCGGGGCAACGCCTCCGAGATCGCCGCCCTCGGTGGCGGCGGGGCCGGGGGCCGGGGCGTCGACACGGCGCACCGTGTCACAGACGCCCTGCCGGCCGCGCGGGCCCTCGCGGAGAGCACCGGGGCGGTCGTCGCGGTGTCCGGCCCCGTCGACCTCATCGTCTCCCCCGGCCGCGAGACCTGGCTGACCTCCGGTGACCCGCTGCTCACGCGCGTCAGCGGCACCGACTGCGCCCTGGGCGCGGTGTGCGCGGCGTACCTGGGACTGGGCGTCGGGAAGCATGACGCCGTGCTCGCCGCACACGCGCACCTGGGGGCCGCCGCGCAGGTCGCGGCGCGTTCCGCCACCGGGCCGGGCGGCTTCGCGGCCGCCTGGCTCGACGCCGTCCACCACCTCACCTCCGCGGAGATCGCGGACCTCGTCTCCTGGAAGGATCACCCATGA
- a CDS encoding NAD(P)/FAD-dependent oxidoreductase, giving the protein MSRVRDTTVIGAGMVGLATAWHLQERGHKVTVLDREGVAAGASWGNAGWLAPAKTIPLSDPSLWRYGPTALLDADAALSMPLRVDPGLWAFLARFMAQATARAWDATMAALTPIDLVALAAFDELELGGVDAWTREGPFVIAFEKESQAAGFLRELDGVVRHGQEAPLTPLDAATSLAPMLSDAVTCAYRLDGQRFIEPGPYVEALGRAVVDRGGHLRTDAHVVSVVGGTDPAVVLDTGERLSTGTVVIATGAWLPRLAQAHGVRTLVQAGRGYSFTVDTEQPAEHPVYLPHHRIACTPYRGRFRIAGTMEFRRPDEPLHPRRIEAIVNQARRVMTGVDLDNRHDEWVGSRPVTPDGRPLVGRTASENVYVAGGHGMWGIVLGPATGRYLAQLIDTGETHPTIRPFDPLR; this is encoded by the coding sequence ATGAGCAGAGTCAGAGACACCACCGTGATCGGCGCCGGCATGGTCGGCCTCGCCACCGCCTGGCACCTGCAGGAACGCGGCCACAAGGTCACCGTCCTCGACCGGGAGGGCGTCGCCGCCGGCGCCTCCTGGGGCAACGCCGGCTGGCTGGCCCCCGCGAAGACCATCCCGCTGTCCGACCCCAGCCTGTGGCGCTACGGCCCCACCGCGCTTCTCGACGCCGACGCCGCCCTCTCCATGCCCCTCCGCGTCGACCCCGGCCTGTGGGCCTTCCTCGCCCGCTTCATGGCGCAGGCCACCGCCCGGGCCTGGGACGCGACGATGGCCGCACTGACCCCCATCGACCTGGTCGCCCTCGCCGCCTTCGACGAACTGGAGCTCGGCGGCGTCGACGCCTGGACACGGGAGGGCCCCTTCGTCATCGCCTTCGAGAAGGAGTCCCAGGCCGCCGGTTTCCTCCGCGAGCTCGACGGCGTGGTGCGCCACGGCCAGGAGGCCCCGCTCACCCCGCTGGACGCCGCGACCTCCCTGGCGCCCATGCTCTCCGACGCGGTCACCTGCGCCTACCGCCTCGATGGCCAACGCTTCATCGAACCCGGACCCTACGTCGAGGCACTCGGCCGGGCCGTCGTGGACCGGGGCGGACACCTGCGTACCGACGCCCACGTGGTCAGCGTCGTCGGCGGCACCGACCCGGCCGTCGTCCTCGACACCGGCGAGCGCCTCAGCACCGGCACCGTGGTCATCGCCACCGGCGCATGGCTGCCCCGCCTGGCCCAGGCCCACGGCGTGCGCACCCTCGTGCAGGCCGGACGCGGCTACTCCTTCACCGTGGACACCGAGCAGCCCGCCGAGCACCCCGTCTACCTGCCGCACCACCGCATCGCCTGCACGCCCTACCGGGGACGCTTCCGCATCGCCGGGACGATGGAGTTCCGCCGCCCCGACGAACCGCTCCACCCGCGGCGCATCGAGGCGATCGTCAACCAGGCCCGGCGCGTCATGACGGGCGTCGACCTGGACAACCGGCACGACGAGTGGGTGGGCTCCCGCCCCGTCACCCCGGACGGGCGACCCCTCGTCGGACGCACGGCCTCCGAGAACGTCTACGTCGCTGGCGGCCACGGCATGTGGGGCATCGTCCTCGGCCCCGCGACCGGCCGGTACCTGGCGCAGCTCATCGACACCGGCGAGACCCACCCGACGATCCGCCCCTTCGACCCGCTGCGCTAG
- a CDS encoding HNH endonuclease signature motif containing protein — MNTLEMLRALRAMTVLGDIASGAVTVADLEALGIRDAAAWARHAATYHGPTRQRARQAAARAAGAGLSPDALMVVEKHVRKLLAGAAVTEWELRVELCALRGTVEEIDRAAATRVREYNRGVEDAERKAYGRRALKGGKNTDALGNRTFTVTGPERVIADVLGGIRTVAGQLRRDDPRLTYEQAMFDAFLDTRGGGPAREVVITVLPLPESTKVLRQEGDETVFARTDGTTITGAELVAEAMVEEGYVGIFDPVRGGVNVYRDERFANFKQRVLLSAETILCPHPGCTTPANQCQVHHLTAWEQGGETNIENLSMACAVHNARNDDDPNAPPRNGRLERRAGGVVHLPPDGGPPRENIHPIRTLSAMALSRT; from the coding sequence ATGAACACCCTCGAGATGCTGCGGGCCCTGCGGGCCATGACCGTGCTGGGCGACATCGCCTCCGGCGCGGTCACCGTCGCTGACCTCGAGGCACTCGGCATCCGCGACGCCGCCGCGTGGGCGCGGCACGCCGCCACCTACCACGGGCCCACCCGGCAACGCGCCCGGCAGGCCGCCGCCCGCGCCGCCGGTGCCGGACTGTCCCCGGACGCGCTCATGGTCGTCGAGAAGCATGTCCGGAAGCTCCTGGCCGGCGCCGCCGTCACCGAATGGGAGCTGCGCGTCGAGCTGTGCGCCCTGCGCGGCACGGTGGAGGAGATCGACCGGGCTGCCGCCACCCGCGTGCGCGAGTACAACCGCGGGGTGGAGGACGCCGAGAGGAAGGCCTACGGCCGACGGGCCCTCAAGGGCGGCAAGAACACCGACGCCCTGGGCAACCGCACCTTCACGGTCACCGGTCCCGAGCGCGTCATCGCCGACGTGCTCGGCGGCATTCGCACCGTGGCCGGCCAGCTCCGTCGCGACGACCCGCGGCTGACCTACGAGCAGGCGATGTTCGACGCCTTCCTGGACACCCGGGGTGGCGGGCCCGCCCGCGAGGTGGTGATCACCGTGCTGCCGCTGCCGGAGTCGACGAAGGTGCTCCGGCAGGAGGGCGACGAGACCGTCTTCGCCCGCACCGACGGCACCACCATCACCGGCGCCGAACTGGTCGCCGAGGCGATGGTGGAGGAGGGCTACGTCGGGATCTTCGACCCTGTCCGCGGTGGGGTCAACGTGTACCGGGACGAGCGCTTCGCCAACTTCAAGCAGCGCGTCCTCCTATCCGCGGAGACGATCCTGTGCCCGCACCCGGGGTGCACCACCCCGGCGAACCAGTGCCAGGTGCACCACCTGACAGCGTGGGAGCAGGGTGGGGAGACGAACATAGAGAACCTGTCGATGGCGTGTGCCGTGCACAACGCGCGCAATGACGACGACCCGAACGCCCCACCCCGCAACGGTCGACTGGAACGCCGGGCGGGTGGGGTGGTACACCTGCCTCCCGACGGCGGGCCACCCCGGGAGAACATCCACCCGATACGGACACTCTCCGCTATGGCGCTCAGCCGCACCTAG
- a CDS encoding quinone oxidoreductase family protein, giving the protein MKAIQITATGGPEVLVLRDIEAPVPDDDEVLVDVLVAGVNYIDTYYREGVYHAGLPFVPGLEGTGRVVHDPQGEIAPGTVVAWCDAFGSYAEQVCVPRDRLVAVPEGVDPTVAASMLLQGITAHYLTYGVYDLQEGDSCLITAGAGGVGLLATQMAANKGARVYSVVSTDEKAELALEAGATEVFRYSENLAEIVRRRNGGVGVDVVYDGVGRDTFHESLEAVRPRGTVCLFGAASGPVEPFDPQLLNTHGSIFLTRPSIGAWTSGEGEFRMRAQAVTQAVVDGTLKFRISGEYALADAAQAHRDLQGRRTTGSIVLHVQD; this is encoded by the coding sequence ATGAAGGCAATCCAGATCACAGCTACCGGAGGACCTGAGGTCCTCGTCCTGCGCGACATCGAGGCGCCGGTCCCCGACGACGACGAAGTGCTTGTCGACGTCCTCGTGGCCGGCGTCAACTACATCGACACCTACTACCGGGAGGGTGTCTACCACGCGGGACTCCCCTTCGTGCCGGGTCTGGAGGGCACCGGCCGGGTCGTCCACGACCCGCAGGGCGAGATCGCCCCCGGCACCGTCGTCGCCTGGTGTGACGCCTTCGGCTCCTACGCCGAGCAGGTGTGCGTGCCCCGCGACCGCCTCGTCGCCGTCCCGGAGGGTGTCGACCCGACCGTGGCGGCCTCCATGCTCCTGCAGGGCATCACCGCCCACTACCTCACCTACGGCGTCTACGACCTGCAGGAGGGGGATTCCTGCCTCATCACCGCCGGTGCCGGTGGCGTGGGCCTGCTGGCCACCCAGATGGCCGCGAACAAGGGGGCACGCGTCTACTCGGTGGTGTCCACCGACGAGAAGGCCGAGCTGGCGTTGGAGGCCGGTGCCACGGAGGTGTTCCGGTACTCCGAGAACCTGGCCGAGATCGTGCGTCGTCGCAACGGTGGCGTGGGTGTGGACGTGGTCTACGACGGCGTCGGCCGGGACACCTTCCACGAGTCCCTCGAGGCGGTCCGCCCGCGCGGCACCGTGTGCCTCTTCGGCGCTGCCTCCGGGCCGGTGGAGCCCTTCGACCCGCAGCTGCTCAACACGCATGGGTCGATCTTCCTCACGCGTCCCTCGATCGGCGCCTGGACGTCCGGGGAAGGTGAGTTCCGCATGCGTGCGCAGGCGGTCACCCAGGCGGTTGTCGACGGCACCCTGAAGTTCCGCATCTCCGGCGAGTACGCGCTCGCCGACGCCGCCCAGGCGCACCGGGACCTGCAGGGGCGCAGGACGACCGGGTCGATCGTCCTCCACGTCCAGGACTAG
- a CDS encoding COX15/CtaA family protein produces MTDTATPANATDHSPATRGPSVRLQRILAMILLIAQGGITVTGSIVRVTGSGLGCDTWPNCHEGSLVPVAGAAPALHQAIEFGNRLLAWVLAAIALAVFIAVWRARRRREIIVYALLSGIGIITQAVIGGISVHLDLKWWAVAIHFLPSMVLVWIAALLYMRLAEPDHLPQVRVFAPSIRLLTVVAAVSLSVVLITGTMTTGAGVHSGDAGVGMEGRLEVDIALMAYIHAATMYVYLATTLAVMWLLYRGMANRDAKNTGWILVVMIGVQWVIGVIQFNMGIPRWTIPAHIAMSSVVVAFSAFLYAHGLRRLTPGQKNATVTAE; encoded by the coding sequence GTGACTGACACCGCCACCCCTGCGAACGCCACTGACCATTCACCAGCTACCCGGGGCCCCTCGGTGCGTCTCCAGCGCATCCTGGCCATGATCCTGCTCATCGCGCAGGGCGGCATCACCGTCACCGGGTCGATCGTCCGCGTGACCGGCTCCGGCCTCGGCTGCGACACCTGGCCCAACTGCCACGAGGGTTCCCTCGTCCCCGTCGCCGGCGCCGCCCCGGCACTCCACCAGGCCATTGAGTTCGGCAACCGTCTGCTCGCCTGGGTGCTGGCCGCCATCGCCCTGGCCGTGTTCATCGCCGTGTGGCGGGCGCGCCGTCGCCGGGAGATCATCGTCTACGCCCTGCTCTCCGGCATCGGCATCATCACCCAGGCCGTCATCGGCGGCATCTCCGTCCACCTGGACCTGAAGTGGTGGGCGGTGGCCATCCACTTCCTGCCGTCGATGGTCCTGGTGTGGATCGCCGCACTCCTCTACATGCGTCTGGCCGAGCCGGATCACCTGCCGCAGGTGCGTGTCTTCGCTCCGAGCATCCGCCTGCTCACCGTGGTCGCCGCCGTCTCCCTGTCCGTCGTCCTCATCACCGGCACGATGACCACCGGCGCCGGCGTGCACTCCGGTGACGCGGGTGTCGGCATGGAGGGTCGCCTGGAGGTCGACATCGCCCTCATGGCCTACATCCACGCCGCGACGATGTACGTCTACCTGGCCACCACCCTGGCCGTCATGTGGCTGCTCTACCGGGGCATGGCCAACCGGGACGCGAAGAACACCGGCTGGATCCTCGTTGTCATGATCGGCGTCCAGTGGGTGATCGGCGTCATCCAGTTCAACATGGGCATCCCCCGCTGGACGATCCCCGCGCACATCGCGATGAGCTCCGTCGTCGTCGCGTTCTCGGCGTTCCTCTACGCCCACGGCCTGCGTCGCCTGACCCCGGGACAGAAAAACGCCACCGTCACCGCTGAGTGA
- a CDS encoding ABC transporter permease — protein sequence MTQTRFEPGTFRPAPRRASPAKMIAAQGRMETILFLRHGEQQLLSVIIPLVALILTARLPMLNDETSLNEILPMVLAIATSSSGFTGQAIAVAFDRRYGALKRTGASGVPTSTIILGKIIAVAAMAGLQIVLLSSVALLLGWRPSPGGVLLGLVILFFGIATFTAMGMLMGGTMTSEMVLALANLIWFLLVGAVGWVMFTQNLDAAGWYNAIPSVALASALALAFDGVFPWMQMLILSAWALLATALAVKWFRFEA from the coding sequence ATGACACAGACCCGTTTCGAACCCGGAACCTTCCGCCCCGCACCCCGCCGTGCCTCCCCCGCTAAGATGATCGCCGCCCAGGGCCGCATGGAGACGATCCTCTTCCTGCGCCACGGCGAGCAGCAGCTGCTCAGCGTCATCATCCCGCTGGTCGCGCTCATCCTCACCGCGCGCCTGCCGATGCTCAACGACGAGACCAGCCTCAACGAGATCCTGCCGATGGTGCTGGCCATCGCCACGTCGAGCTCCGGCTTCACCGGGCAGGCGATCGCGGTGGCCTTCGACCGTCGGTACGGGGCGTTGAAACGCACGGGAGCATCCGGGGTGCCGACCTCGACGATCATCCTCGGCAAGATCATCGCCGTCGCGGCCATGGCCGGCCTGCAGATCGTCCTGCTCAGCTCGGTGGCGCTGCTGCTCGGCTGGCGCCCCTCCCCCGGCGGCGTCCTGCTGGGACTGGTGATCCTCTTCTTCGGCATCGCCACGTTCACCGCCATGGGCATGCTCATGGGCGGCACCATGACCTCGGAGATGGTCCTGGCCCTGGCCAACCTCATCTGGTTCCTGCTGGTCGGCGCGGTCGGCTGGGTGATGTTCACCCAGAACCTCGACGCCGCCGGCTGGTACAACGCGATCCCCTCCGTGGCCCTCGCCTCCGCCCTGGCCCTCGCCTTCGACGGCGTGTTCCCCTGGATGCAGATGCTCATCCTCTCCGCCTGGGCCCTCCTCGCGACGGCGCTCGCGGTCAAATGGTTCCGCTTCGAGGCCTGA
- a CDS encoding ABC transporter ATP-binding protein — MSATFGGAPGVSAGPALELENVVKSFGPTTAVDGISLTAERGEVFALLGPNGAGKTTTIEMCEGFTRPTSGRIRVLGLDPVTQPEEVRNRIGIMLQGGGSYTGIRVGEMLRLAAAYNENPHDPEWLIDLLGLDGVRRTTWRRLSGGQQQRLSLALAIIGRPELVFLDEPTAGLDAQSRLAVWELIEALRADGVTVILTTHLMDEAEALADRIVIIDKGRVVAQGTPAELTAGGTGSRVSFETDSALDLPRADARLTQLCPDTPGIQSIRPLNYAVPATATPELISALATAAAEQDVLVRRLDVDHRNLEAVFLEITGRSLRS; from the coding sequence GTGTCTGCAACTTTCGGTGGAGCCCCCGGTGTCAGCGCCGGACCAGCTCTGGAACTAGAGAATGTGGTCAAGTCCTTCGGACCCACCACCGCTGTCGACGGGATCTCGTTGACGGCGGAACGCGGTGAGGTCTTCGCCCTGCTCGGCCCCAACGGCGCCGGCAAGACCACCACCATCGAAATGTGCGAGGGATTCACACGTCCCACCTCCGGCCGCATCCGCGTCCTCGGACTCGACCCGGTCACCCAGCCGGAGGAGGTGCGCAACCGGATCGGCATCATGCTGCAGGGCGGCGGCTCCTACACCGGCATCCGCGTCGGCGAGATGCTCCGCCTGGCGGCCGCCTACAACGAGAACCCGCACGACCCGGAGTGGCTCATCGACCTCCTCGGCCTCGACGGGGTACGCCGCACCACGTGGCGTCGCCTCTCCGGCGGCCAGCAGCAGCGCCTCTCCCTGGCGCTGGCCATCATCGGCCGCCCCGAGCTCGTCTTCCTCGACGAACCGACCGCTGGCCTCGACGCCCAGTCACGCCTCGCCGTCTGGGAACTCATCGAGGCCCTGCGTGCCGACGGTGTGACGGTCATCCTCACCACCCACCTCATGGATGAGGCGGAGGCGCTGGCCGACAGGATCGTCATCATCGACAAGGGCAGGGTCGTCGCCCAGGGCACGCCCGCCGAACTCACCGCCGGCGGCACCGGGTCACGGGTGAGCTTCGAGACCGACAGCGCCCTCGACCTCCCGCGTGCCGACGCCCGCCTCACCCAACTCTGCCCCGACACCCCGGGCATCCAGTCGATCCGCCCGCTCAACTACGCGGTCCCCGCGACGGCCACCCCGGAGCTCATCTCCGCGCTGGCCACCGCCGCCGCCGAACAGGACGTGCTCGTCCGCCGACTGGACGTCGACCACCGCAACCTGGAGGCCGTCTTCCTCGAGATCACCGGCCGGAGCCTGAGGAGCTGA
- the mptB gene encoding polyprenol phosphomannose-dependent alpha 1,6 mannosyltransferase MptB gives MSHVTTRRPPLLRALISSLPRLGYAGSRSALLHVDPGEDPETTARDRHLGIRELNRFQLLRWIGTIGALLIGLGALGAGALPVLGNPYSSFPGGFFVARMLQTSSVMVLVGVGLLVLAWVLMAPFVGASYRGGSISGPTVTRSLIKRTFAAWVLPILFTAPLFTQDIYSYLAQGSIVARGMDPYSAGPVDLLGPEDPLARSVPFIWSHSPSPYGPVALGIASAISRVTADSITLGVIAHRLVSLLGLIAAGWAISRLARRCRVNPVTALWLGMLNPLTILHLIGGIHNESVLLGLMLVGLEVGLRGVDKLGGRNGQPVDPAGGAGLIVLSALLIGGAGLVKVTGFLALGFVGMNLARHFLRVGRGPVVSLVLAVLVQVTLLVATIALITVVTGIGLGWVTGQGGAATIRSWLSMTTNIGVSAGFVGMLLGLGDHTTTMLFITRGVGVLVAVGFLVRFLFATYRGTIHPVGGLGVATFVLVILFPVVHPWYMLWAILPLAAWANRTFFRVSVVAYSAFFSFTVLPRGLALPASTVASIYLGATVVFVAVVTLGWWLMRRGTIRGLH, from the coding sequence ATGAGCCACGTGACCACCCGACGACCGCCGCTCCTGCGTGCCCTGATCTCCAGCCTGCCGCGGCTGGGCTATGCCGGCTCCCGGTCCGCCCTCCTCCACGTGGATCCCGGTGAGGACCCGGAGACGACGGCACGCGACCGGCACCTGGGGATCCGGGAACTCAACCGCTTCCAGCTGCTGCGCTGGATCGGCACCATCGGGGCCCTGCTCATCGGCCTCGGGGCGCTGGGTGCCGGGGCCCTCCCGGTGCTGGGCAACCCCTACTCCTCCTTCCCCGGCGGGTTCTTCGTGGCCCGCATGCTGCAGACCTCCTCCGTGATGGTGCTCGTCGGTGTCGGACTGCTCGTGCTGGCCTGGGTACTCATGGCGCCGTTCGTCGGGGCCTCCTACCGGGGTGGTTCGATCTCCGGTCCCACCGTCACCCGGTCGCTCATCAAACGGACATTCGCCGCCTGGGTGCTGCCGATCCTGTTCACCGCGCCACTGTTCACGCAGGACATCTACTCCTACCTCGCCCAGGGGTCGATCGTGGCGCGTGGCATGGACCCCTACTCCGCAGGCCCCGTCGACCTGCTCGGCCCGGAGGACCCCCTGGCCCGCTCGGTGCCGTTCATCTGGTCCCACTCCCCCTCCCCCTACGGGCCCGTCGCCCTCGGCATCGCCTCCGCGATCAGCCGGGTGACCGCCGACTCGATCACCCTCGGCGTCATCGCCCACCGCCTGGTCTCCCTGCTGGGGCTCATCGCCGCCGGCTGGGCCATCTCCCGCCTCGCGCGGCGCTGCCGCGTCAACCCGGTGACGGCCCTGTGGCTGGGCATGCTCAACCCGCTGACGATCCTCCACCTCATCGGCGGCATCCACAACGAGTCCGTGCTCCTCGGACTTATGCTCGTCGGCCTGGAGGTGGGGCTGCGGGGCGTCGACAAGCTCGGTGGACGGAACGGGCAGCCGGTGGATCCCGCCGGCGGTGCCGGACTCATCGTCCTGTCGGCGCTGCTCATCGGCGGGGCAGGCCTGGTGAAGGTGACCGGTTTCCTGGCGCTCGGCTTCGTCGGCATGAACCTGGCGAGGCACTTCCTGCGGGTCGGGCGGGGTCCCGTCGTCTCCCTCGTGCTGGCCGTGCTCGTGCAGGTGACGCTGCTCGTCGCGACGATCGCCCTCATCACCGTGGTCACCGGCATCGGCCTCGGCTGGGTGACAGGCCAGGGCGGGGCGGCGACGATCCGCAGCTGGCTGTCCATGACCACGAACATCGGGGTGTCCGCCGGGTTCGTCGGCATGCTGCTGGGGCTCGGCGACCACACGACGACGATGCTGTTCATCACCCGCGGGGTGGGCGTGCTCGTCGCGGTCGGGTTCCTCGTCCGCTTCCTCTTCGCCACCTACCGGGGCACGATCCACCCGGTCGGCGGGCTGGGCGTGGCCACCTTCGTGCTCGTCATCCTCTTCCCCGTCGTGCACCCCTGGTACATGCTGTGGGCGATCCTGCCCCTCGCCGCATGGGCGAACCGCACCTTCTTCCGCGTCAGCGTCGTCGCCTACTCCGCCTTCTTCTCCTTCACCGTCCTCCCCCGCGGACTCGCTCTCCCGGCGTCAACGGTCGCCTCCATCTATCTGGGGGCGACGGTCGTTTTCGTCGCCGTCGTGACGCTCGGCTGGTGGCTGATGCGGCGTGGCACGATCCGTGGCCTACACTGA
- a CDS encoding helix-turn-helix transcriptional regulator — MSAQPQNTTPETRTVEGDTRRQIMLMLLKLAPVTASDLADRLDMSAAGVRRHLDILVAEGLAETLDRRVRSTGTAAAPRGRPAKAFRLTDQGRSQFGHSYDQLAAEALELLRETGGEEAVRRLAAQRIARIVEGVTPAGEDEDSIQQTAGELADAFDRAGYAATVTRAGSGIQICHHHCPVAHVAAEHPELCEVEHQLISDLVGVHVQPLASISGGHGICTTNIPLTPIEKLPEERSGS; from the coding sequence GTGTCAGCACAACCCCAGAACACGACCCCGGAGACCCGGACCGTCGAGGGCGACACGCGTCGCCAGATCATGCTCATGCTGCTCAAACTTGCACCGGTCACGGCCTCCGACCTCGCCGACCGCCTCGACATGTCCGCCGCCGGCGTCCGCCGGCACCTGGACATCCTCGTGGCGGAGGGGCTGGCGGAGACGCTCGACCGGCGCGTCCGGTCGACCGGCACGGCGGCGGCGCCGCGCGGGCGACCGGCGAAGGCGTTCCGGCTCACCGATCAGGGGAGGTCCCAGTTCGGGCACTCCTACGATCAGCTGGCAGCCGAAGCGCTGGAGCTCCTCCGGGAGACCGGAGGGGAGGAGGCCGTCCGCAGACTCGCGGCGCAGCGCATCGCGCGCATCGTCGAGGGGGTCACCCCCGCAGGGGAGGACGAGGACTCCATCCAGCAGACAGCGGGGGAGTTGGCCGACGCCTTCGACCGTGCCGGGTACGCTGCAACGGTCACCCGTGCCGGGAGCGGTATCCAGATCTGCCACCACCACTGCCCGGTGGCCCATGTGGCCGCCGAGCACCCCGAGCTGTGTGAGGTTGAACACCAACTGATCTCCGATCTGGTCGGCGTTCACGTCCAGCCCCTGGCCAGCATCAGTGGTGGCCACGGAATCTGCACAACCAACATCCCCCTGACACCCATCGAGAAACTTCCAGAAGAAAGGAGCGGATCATGA
- the sufB gene encoding Fe-S cluster assembly protein SufB, whose amino-acid sequence MSDDQIIESIGPYNYGWHDSDEAGASARRGLNEEVVRDISAKKDEPEWMLEKRLKALSIFERKPMPTWGADLSGIDFDQIKYFVRSTEGQAQSWEDLPEEIRNTYDRLGIPEAERQRLVAGVAAQYESEVVYHQIREDLEEQGVIFLDTDTALKEQPELFREYFGTVIPDGDNKFSALNSAVWSGGSFIYVPPGVHVDIPLQAYFRINTENMGQFERTLIIVDEDAYVHYVEGCTAPIYKSDSLHSAVVEIIVKKGGRCRYTTIQNWSNNVYNLVTKRAKAEEGATMEWVDGNIGSKVTMKYPAVWMTGPHAKGEVLSVAFAGEGQFQDTGAKMTHMAPYTSSNIVSKSVARGGGRAAYRGLVQVNANAHHSYSNVECDALLVDNISRSDTYPYNDIRNDHVVLGHEATVSQVSEDQLFYLMSRGLKEEEAMAMIVRGFVEPIAKELPMEYALELNRLIELQMEGSVG is encoded by the coding sequence ATGAGCGATGACCAGATCATCGAGTCCATCGGTCCGTACAACTACGGCTGGCACGACTCCGACGAGGCCGGCGCATCCGCACGCCGTGGCCTCAACGAGGAGGTCGTCCGCGACATCTCCGCCAAGAAGGACGAGCCGGAGTGGATGCTCGAGAAGCGTCTGAAGGCGCTGAGCATCTTCGAGCGTAAGCCGATGCCGACCTGGGGAGCTGATCTGTCGGGCATCGACTTCGACCAGATCAAGTACTTCGTCCGCTCCACCGAGGGCCAGGCGCAGTCCTGGGAGGACCTCCCCGAGGAGATCCGCAACACCTACGACCGTCTCGGCATCCCCGAGGCAGAGCGCCAGCGTCTGGTCGCCGGCGTCGCCGCGCAGTACGAGTCCGAGGTCGTCTACCACCAGATCCGCGAGGACCTGGAGGAGCAGGGAGTCATCTTCCTCGACACCGACACCGCCCTCAAGGAGCAGCCGGAGCTGTTCCGCGAGTACTTCGGCACGGTCATCCCGGACGGCGACAACAAGTTCTCCGCCCTGAACTCCGCCGTGTGGTCGGGTGGCTCCTTCATCTACGTCCCGCCGGGGGTCCACGTGGACATCCCGCTGCAGGCCTACTTCCGCATCAACACGGAGAACATGGGCCAGTTCGAGCGCACGCTCATCATCGTGGACGAGGACGCCTACGTCCACTACGTCGAGGGCTGCACCGCCCCGATCTACAAGTCCGACTCCCTGCACTCCGCGGTCGTCGAGATCATCGTGAAGAAGGGCGGCCGCTGCCGCTACACCACGATCCAGAACTGGTCGAACAACGTCTACAACCTGGTCACCAAGCGTGCCAAGGCTGAAGAGGGTGCCACCATGGAGTGGGTCGACGGCAACATCGGCTCCAAGGTCACCATGAAGTACCCGGCCGTCTGGATGACCGGCCCGCACGCCAAGGGCGAGGTTCTCTCCGTCGCCTTCGCCGGCGAGGGTCAGTTCCAGGACACGGGCGCCAAGATGACCCACATGGCCCCGTACACCTCCTCGAACATCGTCTCCAAGTCGGTGGCCCGCGGCGGCGGTCGCGCGGCCTACCGTGGTCTGGTGCAGGTCAACGCGAACGCGCACCACTCCTACTCGAACGTCGAGTGTGACGCACTGCTGGTGGACAACATCTCCCGTTCGGACACCTACCCGTACAACGACATCCGCAACGACCACGTCGTCCTCGGCCACGAGGCGACCGTGTCCCAGGTGTCGGAGGACCAGCTCTTCTACCTCATGTCCCGTGGACTGAAGGAGGAGGAGGCCATGGCGATGATCGTCCGTGGCTTCGTCGAGCCCATCGCCAAGGAGCTGCCGATGGAGTACGCGCTCGAGCTCAACCGCCTGATTGAACTGCAGATGGAAGGATCGGTGGGCTAA